The DNA segment CGGCGGCGCCACGGTCGCATTGGCAGTCAACAGCGACGGCACGACGAGGTGATCGGATTTCACAGCGGCGAAGACTTGACCGGGCGCCGGTGTGACCGATGCCAGGGGGCGGCCGTTCGCCGGATCCTGCAAAGCGCCGAGCCCGGCGCCGCCGAGCATGGTTCCCTGCTTCACGCCACTGTCGAGCGCGCGAACAAAGACGATCTTGCCGACACTCGGGCGATGATGGGCGTGAAAACTGACGGCGGCGAGTGTCGCATCGGCGATGCCACCGTCCGCGGCAAGGCGTTTTCTAAGCGCCTCCACCCGCGGGGCGTCGTGACGGAGTGCCTTCATCAGCCGCAGAATGCCATTGCTGTGGCTTGCCGAACCGACCAGCACCGGGATGATCTTGTTTTCGCTCAGGACCCGCGTCGAGATGGCATAGATGGTATCGCTCGCCGGCTCGCGGTCCTCGATGAGCTCTTCCAGCAGCCAGTCATCGAATTCGGAAAGATGCTCCAGCAGTTCGGTGCGCGCCTCGTGTTCGCGCTCGACGACGCTTTCGGGCAGCTCGAAAAGCGCTGACGTCTGGCCTTCCCGGTAGCGCCAGGCGCGCTCGGAAATCAGGTCGCAACTGCCGATGATCTTGTCACCCTCGCGGATCGGGATCTGCCGGAGGACAAAAGGGTGGTTGGAATAGTCCTGGAGAGCAGCGACGACGTCTCTCAACCGTCCCCTCGGCTCGTCCATGCGGTTGACGAAAAGGATGCAGGGCGTTCCCGATGCCTCGATCGCCCTGAGGTAAGGCGCCGCGAGCACGGCGTCCTCCGGAGCCGGCGAGACGCAGAGCACACAGGCATCGCTGGCGAGCAACGCATCTTGCGCATGCGCCAGCGCCTCGTTGGTTCCGGGTGTGTCCAGCGCACACCACTCTTCGTTTCCGAATTCGAACTCCGTCAGGCTCAAGCCATAGGGAGAGGCGGATTTTCTTGCTTGGCCTTCGAGCAGACTGAGCTTTTCCACGAGCGTGGATTTTCCGGTCTGCGAAGGCCCAAGTACCGTGAAGCAGCGCATCGGCGATCCTCCTACCACGATGACACGTTTTCTACAGCGCCGCGCGTCTTTTCAGACGCGCAAAGGTCGCTGTAGCACTTTGAATCGCTGCATGTTTTTACCCTTAAATCGGCTCCGATTTAAGGAAACATGCAGTAGAGCGGGATGAGGAAAAGTGTGCGCGGTTTTCCGCCCGCATCCCGCTCGTGATCTAAAGCGCCGTGGGTCTCCTTAATTCGCCTGCGACTTAAGGAAACATGCAGCGGGCCAAGATGCCTCAGTGCCGGGAGATCGATGGCTCCTCGGGGCTTGCGTCCTCCCCCCGCGAGGTCAAGGCTTGACCAAGGGTGCACCCGCGCCCGTCGCTGCGCAAGGCTGAGATTGACGATCTTGGGAAAAGGTCGCGGCCCGAACGGCGAAAGCCGCGCCGAGTGCACGGCAGACGGGTCCGCTGCACCCGTATTCACTCGCTGTCGAGCCTCTACCCGATCGCGCTCGGCGCAAACTCCGCGACCAGTTCGTGGCGGTCGCCCGGATAGGTCAGCCGAACGCTGGTGACCGGCGCACCGCCGCTCCATGTCCGTCGTTCGATGACGAGACAGGGCGAACCGACCGCGACGCCGAGCGCCTGCGCGGCCTGACGGCTCGCTGCCACGGCCCGGATGCGATGCTCGGCGGTGCTCCACGGCACCTTGCCGAGCAGCCAGGAACCGGGTGCGACAGCATCGAACGGTTCGGCTTCAGCCTCGGGCACTGCCGAAAGATTGATCAGCCGTTCCTCAAGGCAAAAGGGCCGGCCGCTCGCCAGATGCCGGCAGGTGATATCGAGCAGCCGCGCCGAGGCCGGCAGGTCTATGCGTCCCGTGTCATCGGCACCGGCCTTGCGGACATGCCGCTCGTCGAGACGATAGCCGTATTCGAGGCCGCGCGATTGCACCTCGAGTTTGACGTCGTGGATTTCCATCACCGCGGACTGGACGTGGGGGAAGGTGACATAGCTGCCGGACTTGCGCCGCCGCTCGATCAAGCCTTTCTTGACGAGTTCGGTCAGCGCCTTGTTCACGGTCATGCGCGAGCAACCATATTGCTCGGTCAGCTCGTGCTCGAAAGGAATGCGATGTCCCGGCGGCCAGTCGCCGGACAGAATATGCCCCTCGACGTCACCGAGAATCCGCTGGTGCAGGGAGAGCGGCTGCTCTGGACGCTTTTCCTCGTGGGAAGAACGATCGGTGGGAATGGCGGGATCCTCGGCTGATGACTGACCCCGTACCTTAAACATTTCCCGCCGCGGCAACAGTCCCGGTGAATACGCCCGCCGGTTTTCCACGCCGGATGCTGCACTATCAACGTATCACGATGGCCCGGCTGAGTGGAGAATCCTCGCCGGGATGGCCGCTGGCACAGATGCGATATCGTCTTCGCAAGCCGAGATGCGGACGGGGCGCCGCGTCACGCCCTCGCCCAAACCCCTTTTTAGTAGAAGAGATGCCAAGGCGTCAGGAACGCACGGCCCCATTCCTGTTCCTGCTCCCGTTCGCACTCCGCTGAAACATCGCCACGGAGGACATTGCAAGCGGCCTTTTCTTTGCGCATCACTGCCTTCGACACCGGCGGCTCGAAATAGCCAAGCGTCATTCCACCGAGATAGAACATGCAGCGCCCTTCCCTGTTCGCGTTCTTCAGACACAATCGTGCCACGATCGAGCAGTCTGTCAATAGTCTACTAAATTTATATTCTAACACGCGTACTCTCTAGCAGCTGATCGACTCGCTCGCATCAAGCTCGATGTCGCGCGAAACACGGTTGAGTTCGCAGGCTCATGGAGCAGGAACGACACACGATCGAGCTTCGCGCTTTCCGATCGAACGCATCCGTCGCCGGCCGCGATCGTCCAAACAGGAACCGAACAAATTCAAAGTGTTAAACTGACTCTGGCGGCGACGGCCATAGGACAGCAGCGTACTGCTGGCCTGTCGGTGCGTCCCAATTCAAACGGCTTGGTGAGGAATTCCTGACGATGTCTGAGTGAAATCGGACCAACCGAGGAACTTTCGGCCGCAGATGCTCTTTGTGTGGTCATCACAGGGATCCAGCCACGGCGCGTCCGCGCCGTGGCTGAATCCGTCTGGTCCGCTTCGGTTCCAACGCAAATTCTCTGCGCCCAAGCACTCGAGCGCTGCTGAATTCCTGTGACAAGCACAGGAATGAGGAAGGGTGACGTGGCGGGACGGCCGTGCGTCACGGCACCTCGCCGTGTCATGACTTGCGCGCCCGGTGCTCGATCCCATTGTCCGCGTAACTTGACGCTCAACGTAGACTCAAAGCAACGTCGCCGCCGCGACAGCAGCGCGCCGGTTGTCCGCGGACAACCGAATCGAGGGTCGCCCACAAAAGTTGTCC comes from the Sinorhizobium garamanticum genome and includes:
- a CDS encoding elongation factor G, with protein sequence MRCFTVLGPSQTGKSTLVEKLSLLEGQARKSASPYGLSLTEFEFGNEEWCALDTPGTNEALAHAQDALLASDACVLCVSPAPEDAVLAAPYLRAIEASGTPCILFVNRMDEPRGRLRDVVAALQDYSNHPFVLRQIPIREGDKIIGSCDLISERAWRYREGQTSALFELPESVVEREHEARTELLEHLSEFDDWLLEELIEDREPASDTIYAISTRVLSENKIIPVLVGSASHSNGILRLMKALRHDAPRVEALRKRLAADGGIADATLAAVSFHAHHRPSVGKIVFVRALDSGVKQGTMLGGAGLGALQDPANGRPLASVTPAPGQVFAAVKSDHLVVPSLLTANATVAPPEWTTPPTPMMERILVPESERDETKLSETLAKLSETDHGLKVMQEEGTGAQLVCTQGPVHLRDLCRTLSDVFHVEVSEQPPSPIYRETISKSSDVHYRHRKQTGGAGQFADVKLSVHPNERGGGFTFAETVKGGAVPRNFIPAVEAGAREAMDKGPLGFKVIDVGVMLTDGQHHSVDSSEYAFRTAGKMGVRQALSQASSVLMQPIFRVEIHIPSIYSGSLVPVVSTLKGQVLGFDRDEGAKGWDVFRALIPGAALDDLARSLRSATQGIGYFSKGFDHFEELYGKEAQSVITAHGAHANEH
- the hutC gene encoding histidine utilization repressor, with protein sequence MLSGDWPPGHRIPFEHELTEQYGCSRMTVNKALTELVKKGLIERRRKSGSYVTFPHVQSAVMEIHDVKLEVQSRGLEYGYRLDERHVRKAGADDTGRIDLPASARLLDITCRHLASGRPFCLEERLINLSAVPEAEAEPFDAVAPGSWLLGKVPWSTAEHRIRAVAASRQAAQALGVAVGSPCLVIERRTWSGGAPVTSVRLTYPGDRHELVAEFAPSAIG